TCACCGTGACCGAAGCGGTCGCCGCCGGCGCCGACCAGATCGCGGCTCCGTCCGGCGCGGACACCGGTAGCGACAGCGTCGGCTGCCGGTAGGCGGTACCGGTGGAGTACTGCTCCGGTCCGGCATCGGCCGCGGTCGCGACTCCCGCGGCAACCGGGTACGTCCACGCCGCCGCCGACGTGCCCACCGTGCCGCCGTATGCCGGATTGCCCCGCGCCGGATTGCCCCGCGCCGGATCGCCCAGTGAGAACGCGGTGTCCTTGCCCGCTGCCTGCCAGCTGCGGTAGCCGTGCACCTGCCCGGTCGCGACGTCCTGCAACTGCACCGGGTCGGCGCCGGTGATCGAGTTGTGGTCACCGCGCAGGTAGTGCCCCATCCACCGTCCGGCGTTCTGCCACAGGGCGCTCTTGTGGCCCTGCAGCCCGGCGAGGGCCGAACCCGAGTGGTCGCCTGCCGCGAGCTCGAGCCGCTTCGGGGCGGTGAGCGCGTCGAAGAACGGCACCACCGCGGCGGGCGGCAGCAGCGAGTCCTCGTAGGTGTCGCCGAGCATCACCGCGGTGCCGTGCCTGCCGAGGGCAGCCACCTCCGCGATGGCCGAGCGCGTTGCCGACAGGGCGCGGTACGAACCGTCGGCCGCTGCCGCCTTTCCCGCCGCGAGGTCGGCGACGAGCGCGCGCACCTCAGGGCTGAACGCACTCGCCGGCAGCGGGCGGAACAGCGACGCGTACGACTGCTTGCTGGGCGTGTTGCCCGGCGCGAGGGCCTGCGCCAGGTCTGTCCAGCCGCTGAAGGAGACCACCGCCTTCACCCGCGCGTCGTGTTCGGCCGCGAGCAGCGAGACGCCGCCGCCGTACGAGGCACCGAGCAGGCCGACCGCGCCCTCGTCCGCCGGCAGGTGCGCCAGCGCCCAGTCGATCACCCGGCTCACGTCCGATACCGTCGCCGGGCCGGCCAGGTCGATCAGCCCGCCCGAGCCGCCGAAGCCGCGCTGGGCGTAGCTGACCACCGCGAAGCCGAGCGCCTGGAAGCCGGCCGCGACGTACTGGTACTCGCTCGCGTGCGAGCCCCAGCTGCCCGGCATCACGATCAGCGGAAACCGCCCCGTGCCCGAGGGCACGTAGCTGATGGCCGAGAGCTCGACGCCGCCGGTGCCCGCGATCGTCCTGGTCTCGACCCGGCCGGCCGCCGGTGAGCCGGACGAGCCGGAGCGGTGCAGCACGACCACCAGCACGCCGGTGAGTACGGCCGCCACGGCGACAACGGCGAGCGCGAGCCACCGCGGGGATCGGATTCGCATCAGGCG
This genomic stretch from Jatrophihabitans cynanchi harbors:
- a CDS encoding alpha/beta fold hydrolase, with the protein product MRIRSPRWLALAVVAVAAVLTGVLVVVLHRSGSSGSPAAGRVETRTIAGTGGVELSAISYVPSGTGRFPLIVMPGSWGSHASEYQYVAAGFQALGFAVVSYAQRGFGGSGGLIDLAGPATVSDVSRVIDWALAHLPADEGAVGLLGASYGGGVSLLAAEHDARVKAVVSFSGWTDLAQALAPGNTPSKQSYASLFRPLPASAFSPEVRALVADLAAGKAAAADGSYRALSATRSAIAEVAALGRHGTAVMLGDTYEDSLLPPAAVVPFFDALTAPKRLELAAGDHSGSALAGLQGHKSALWQNAGRWMGHYLRGDHNSITGADPVQLQDVATGQVHGYRSWQAAGKDTAFSLGDPARGNPARGNPAYGGTVGTSAAAWTYPVAAGVATAADAGPEQYSTGTAYRQPTLSLPVSAPDGAAIWSAPAATASVTVNGIAQVRLALRTSASAVSLFGYLYDVGTGGSGRLMTHGAITVAGTARAATIALQPISWTLAPGHQLALVVDTVDARYFGQSVPGSTVTLASPATLTVPVG